TGAAATCTGTGCATAAAGCATTTCATTCGAACCTTCGAAAATCTGAAAAGGTCTGCTGTCCATAATACCACGTCCGCCAATATGAGATGTTTTATACCCTTTGGCACCAGAAACCTGTGTTAAAATCTGTGCTGATTCCTGCATCAGATCAGTGACTACGGCTTTCATACTATTGGCCTCCAGGCCTTCAGCTGCTAAATTATGTTCAATTCCGCTAATGCTGCTGCTTCTGACACACATTGCCGAACAGATCGTATAAGCTGACTGTATTTTAGAAATCTGGAACTGGATCTGATCCATCGATAATAAATTTGCTGTTCCTACAATCCGGTTTTTACATTGAAGAATAGCTTCGTCAAGCATACGCCTGATGAACCCCATTCCCATACCGGGAAACTGCATTCTGCTGCGGTGCAGGATATCCAGCATCATTTTAATACCTGTAGTTTCAGGATTTAATTTAAACGTTTTAGGAACTTCAATATTTAAAATATTGCGTCCGTAAGGGATCATATGAAGCCCCATCGTATCAAAGTATTCCTCTACGACGATTTGCTGTTTCTTTTGTGTATTATCACATAAAAAGAAATCAATATCTCTGCTTAATCCGCCATCAGCCAGTTCGGCTCTGGACGCAATCAGCCAGTAATCAGCCAGACCGGTAAGTCCCTGCCAGTGTTTAGTTCCTTTGATGCTGTAAGTATCAGCCAGCTCTGTATTTCTGGTTTTCATGTTCAGTGCATCACTACCATAATCAGGTTCAGTGATCATCAGGCCACCCATATTCTGGTGAAAAAGAAAACGGTCAAATACTTCTTTTTTAACTGAATCATCCGCATACTTGGAAAGCGGCTCCAGAAAAAGAGCGATGTTAATTCCAAAGGTCAGAGACAGTGGTAAAGACTCATATGAAGCCGCAGCCAGGACGCTCAGGCATTCTTTTACCACACTTCCATTTCCACCATACTCTTCCGGAATTGCTGCTGCCAGAGGCTGTTCAGCAAGAATTTCGTGCATGATTAAAGGAGGTAGTTTTGCTGCAAGGTCAAATTGATCAGTATTGTCTTTCCCCCGGAACAGAAGCTTTAATTTCTCTTCGAAATTTTTGATGTATTCTGAAAATTCTATTTTTAATTCTATCATTATTAGGGGTAATTTACTATAATATTCTGGGAAAATCTTTTTTCAAGATAATCACCAAATATACCAAAGTAATTTAGAATAGTTCTAAACAGAATTCTCTTTTTTATTCCTTCAGAAAATAACGTCTTTTTTTGTCCTGAAATTTAGTATTCCATGATGTCATCTATCAGAAATGTACTGCCTGAGGGGATCAGTCTGATGTCCCGGTTATGCTTGATTTTAGACTCAGTATCTTCTATTACTACGCTGAAAATGAAGTTGTCACCTATTTTATTTTTCAATTCACAATGGGTTACTTTGATTAGTCCGTAATCCTGTTCCGGGATAAATAAACCAGTTCCGATTCCTGCTAATTTGGGATTATACTTGTCCTTCCATTTGGTGAAAAATTCTTCAGAGGTCAGGCCGTTGTCCAAATCTACATTGATCGCATCATCTTTATACTCATCGTACTGTTTTGTATAAATACTTTTGATATTTTCTTCGGCTTCCTCATTGGTGTTTTCCATGTTGCCATTCGCTTTATTAAGCGAATTTTCGATGGCTGCAGTCAACCAGCTTTTTGCTTTGGAAATTTCCGGCAGATTTTCCTGAGTAGTTTTTGCTGTTGCCGGAATGGGTTTCTGAATAGAATCCTGGGCTTGAGTGTCTTTTAAGCCAGTAACTTTCTGATTGTTTTTCTGTTGTCCATTACAGGAAATCAGCAGGATGGCAGCGCAGGTCAATGGGATAAATTGCTTCATTTGTTCAAGATTGAGGAAATATTCTGATTAGCTGTAAATCTGATCGGAATATCTCCTCAATAAGGATACCACATTAATTGCTGATCCTGTTAAATGAAATTATTTAGGGATAATCAGGCTCTTGCGCTGCGTCGTATGCGCGCTGAAAAAGCCCAGGGCTCCTCCCGTTATATTACTGATAGGGTTGGCCGGTGCAGCACTGTCTCCGCTTCCTTTTGCCCCGGATAAACTAAAAAGATAAAGAAAAACAGAAGGGTCAACACTATGCATTTCCACACTCAGCTTGTCGCCTCTTTTGATATCCTTTTCTCTGTTTTTAGTTTTGTTCTGAAATATAAGTCCTGAATTGATCAGCTGCCCGGTAGTAAACTCGTCATTTGCCACAGCATAATTTTGTTGCCTCTTATCATTGATGAACAGCTCAAACCAGTAGAAGTTTTTGACTTCAGCAGAGTCCTTATACTTGACATAAGCCACAGTTCTCAGACTATCATAATCTGCTGGCTTAAGATAGAAGTCCAGTAATGGTACAGGTTGCTGCATCGTACTGACAGCAGTAAAAGTTTCCCCATTCACCGTCGCTGTTAAGCGGTAAGTCTGACCAGGAGTTCCATTGATTGCAGTGGTTGTATATACACCTGAACTGGTTTCAGGAAGCGTTACAACTGTACCATTGTTTTCTATTTTTACAATAGCTCCGTTGACCCCGTTAAACGTATTATCATCATCAAAGTTTTTGGTTCTGCTGATTAAAACACTGCAATTACCAGGTTCGTTGGTTATGGTGCCTTCAATTACATATTTGTCCTGTTTAGTGGCAGGTTTTAGTTGTATCACTTTTTCGCAGGATACAAGGAGCACTGAGAGTGCTGCCAGCATATATATAGCTTTCATATTAAAATTTAAAATCATAAGAAATAGAAGGTATAAACCGGAACAAACTTGTTTTTACAGCCTCAGTTCTGTTAGGATCGTATGGATTGTCCCTGAACTCAATACCATAGGCATTTGATCTGCCATAAGCATTATATAAACTCATACTTAGCTCAGAAGAATATTTTTTAGTTTTCTTTAATGTACGCGTTGCACCAAGATCTAATCTGTGGTAAGCCGGCATTCTTTCTGCATTACGCTCAGAAAAATAGAAATAACTTTCTCCAAGTAATCTGTATTTTGCATTAGGGAAAGTCACTGCGTTTCCGGTGGAAAATACCCAGTTAGCAGATAAAGACCACTTTTCATTCAATGCATACATCGCTACAATTGAAATATCATGCGTCCGGTCCTGACGGGTATTATACCAGCGGTCATTATTGATCCCATCTACCTGTCTTTCAGATTTAGATAAGGTATAACCAACCCATCCCGTTAGTTTGCCTGTCTTCTTTCTGATCAGCATTTCTATTCCGTAGGCTCTTCCTCTGCCATACAGTAACTGTGTCTCAATTGGTCTGTTGGTATAAATATCGGCACCATCGCGATAGTCGACCTGATTTTTAAGACCTTTATAATAAATCTCTGAAGTAAATTCATAAGCATTATCTCCCAGATTTTTATAATAGCCCAAAGATACCTGATCACTGATTTCAGGTTTGATGATATTAGTACTGGCCAGCCATCTGTCTGTAGGCGACATAGAATTGGAATTGGAAATTAAATGCAGGTTCTGCGCATTGCGGACATAAGAAGCTTTAACCGATGCAGATTCGCTGAATTGTATTGCAGCAGCAATCCGGGGTTCCAGGTTAAGGTAGGTCTTTACAATTTCTCCTCTTTTATAAGTTCTGCTTCCTGTCACTTCACCAGCACTGTTTACGTCAAAATACTCACCACTTCCTAAGATGGAAAAAGCAGAAAGCCGTAATCCGTAAGTCAGACTAAACATGTCACTCGCTTTCCAGGTATTACTTACATAAGCCGCATTTTCCAGTGAAAATCTTTTTTGCAGATCCTGGGAGATAAACCCCGTGTTCCCTTCAGCCCGGACTTCACCAGGTTTGATGGTATGATAAATTGCATTTACGCCGAAACTCAGTGTGTTTTTATCGTTGACATACCATTGCATATCTTCCTTGAAATTCCAGTCTCTGATTTGTGAAAACAAGGAGAAAGAATTCTGATCTTCTTTACTGTCAATGGTATAATCGTAATTACTGAAGATTAAGGAGGTGTTCGAGAACAACCTGCTGTTAAACACGTGATTCCAGCGCAGGGTAGAAGTTACGTTTCCCCAGTCCAGTCCGGTTAACCTGTCTGATTTTAATACATCCCTGCCCAGGTAACCGGAAATAAACAACTTGTCCTTTTCTCCGAGGATATAGTTTGCTTTGGCATTGACATCATAAAAATAAAGCTTAACCTTTTTAACCGACGTATCTGAAGAAAGCTTGATAAATGGGTCCAGGTATGTTCTGCGTGCAGAAATCAGAAAAGAGGATTTTCCTTTCTGTATCGGACCTTCCACATTCACTCTGGCTGCAATCATACCAATTCCGCCGCTTACACTCAGTTTCTGGTTGTTCCCGTCATTCATCTTGATATCCATTACAGAAGACAATCTGCCACCATACTGAGCAGGCATCCCACTTTTATACAAGGTGACATTTTTAATGGCATCCGAATTAAATGTAGAAAAAAAACCGAGCAGGTGAGTGGCATTATAAACAGGGGCTTCATCCAGTAATATCATATTCTGATCTGCACTTCCACCTCTTACAAAAAAGCCGCTTGTTCCTTCCAGGGAAGATTTTACACCCGGTAAAAGCTGCAGCGTTTTGATGATGTCTCTTTCGCCCAGTATAACCGGAATAGTTTTGGTTTCCGATACACTTAAACGCTCCATTCCCATCTGTGGATTATCAATACTTCTTTTAGCAGACGATGAGGTAATGTTTACCGTTTCCAGTTCATTTGCACTGTCATCCAACCCAATATTCAGTTTTAAATTTTTATCCAGCTGAACTGTCTGCAGATTTGTTCTGCTGCCTACTGCACTGATTTCCAGATTGTATTTTCCTTTAGGAAGTGAAAGCGAGTAAAAACCATATTCATTACTTGAAGTAGCTTGTCTTGTACCTGCAACCCTGACTGTTGCAGCAATCAGTGTTTCTCCTGTTTTAGCCGAAGAAACTGTACCACTTATCGTGTATCTTCCCTGGCTTTCTGCCGGATTTGCCGCCGGGTCGGCCGGAACCTTTTTTTCTTTTGCAGGATCAAATCTGATGTAAACCTCTTTGCCAAGCGCGGTGAATTTAACGGGCTGTTCGGCAAATGCAAGGGTTAATACCTCATTTAAATTTTTGTCCTTTGCCACAACGCTGATTTTGATTTTACTGTTGGCGATCTGCTCATTATAAGTGAATTTAATACCACTTGCCAGGCTGATTTTATCCAGTGCTGATTTTAATAATTCATCTTTCAGACTGATACTTAACTTTTTTTCCAATGGACTTTGGGCATAAGCTCTTACCTGAATGAACATCAAAAGCAATAACAGTAAGGCAATAAATGCCAGGAACCTTATCGGTTCGTATTTTTTCATAACTTTATATTTAAATATTGATTTTAATCTGCCCTAAAGTTCTCAAGGCCCGGGCATTTTTTAATTGATCAGGATGATGTCCGGTTTTCTGAAACAGAAGCCGGGCATTTATCTTATGATTACAGAAGCTATCTTACAATAACATACCGCCCCCTCTCTTTCTTCCAGTTTACCTCCATTACCATACTTAATTTATCAAGACATTGTTCAACAGGTAAAGTCATATCCAGCTGGCCATAGAACCTGCTTTGAGCAAGATCCGGGGCCAGGGTAATCTGCAGATGATACTGTAATTCCAGGTCGGTAACCACATCGCTGAAAATACTTCCCTTATAATCAAATAAACCCAGACGTCTGTTCAGAAAATCTGCTGCGTCCGGGAAATCGGTCTTTGTAATTTTTTCTGTAGACCTGCTGACCGTAATTCTTTGATTGGCAGTAATCATAACAGGTTGCTCATGATTGGTGTTTTTCAGTGTTACTGCAACCTTTCCGGTCACCAGTGTGACGTTGATATCAGGTTGGTTTTTATAAGCACTCACATTAAAACTGGTTCCCAGTACGGTCGTATTAACCAATCCACTTTGAATAATAAATGGGTGATCTGCATCATGGGTAACCTCAAAAAAAGCTTCCCCATCCAGACTGACGATCCGTTTACTTCCGTTAAACCGGTCAGGATAGCTCAGTTTACTCTCCGGGCTGAGCCATACTTTAGTTCCGTCCGCAAGCAGTAATTGTTTGCGTTCAGCAGTTTTACTGAATACCTCAGTCTGATGAACAGGATTAAAGACCTGGGATATGCGGTTACGATATAAATAAGTTCCACCAAGAACAAGCAGGATAGCTGCGGCTGCGGCAAAGTGCCTGAAACCGTAACTAATCCTGCGAGTCAGCATTGGCCTCACCTGTATTGTGTCTTGAGAGAAGA
This portion of the Pedobacter lusitanus genome encodes:
- a CDS encoding FecR family protein, with the translated sequence MNEKEELKLLYHLYLTNQCSPAEMERFFQLIKDNEHDEEMTSLMSVTWDQTEAKPETGLIPPFFSQDTIQVRPMLTRRISYGFRHFAAAAAILLVLGGTYLYRNRISQVFNPVHQTEVFSKTAERKQLLLADGTKVWLSPESKLSYPDRFNGSKRIVSLDGEAFFEVTHDADHPFIIQSGLVNTTVLGTSFNVSAYKNQPDINVTLVTGKVAVTLKNTNHEQPVMITANQRITVSRSTEKITKTDFPDAADFLNRRLGLFDYKGSIFSDVVTDLELQYHLQITLAPDLAQSRFYGQLDMTLPVEQCLDKLSMVMEVNWKKERGRYVIVR
- a CDS encoding DUF4249 domain-containing protein; translation: MKAIYMLAALSVLLVSCEKVIQLKPATKQDKYVIEGTITNEPGNCSVLISRTKNFDDDNTFNGVNGAIVKIENNGTVVTLPETSSGVYTTTAINGTPGQTYRLTATVNGETFTAVSTMQQPVPLLDFYLKPADYDSLRTVAYVKYKDSAEVKNFYWFELFINDKRQQNYAVANDEFTTGQLINSGLIFQNKTKNREKDIKRGDKLSVEMHSVDPSVFLYLFSLSGAKGSGDSAAPANPISNITGGALGFFSAHTTQRKSLIIPK
- a CDS encoding acyl-CoA dehydrogenase family protein, translating into MIELKIEFSEYIKNFEEKLKLLFRGKDNTDQFDLAAKLPPLIMHEILAEQPLAAAIPEEYGGNGSVVKECLSVLAAASYESLPLSLTFGINIALFLEPLSKYADDSVKKEVFDRFLFHQNMGGLMITEPDYGSDALNMKTRNTELADTYSIKGTKHWQGLTGLADYWLIASRAELADGGLSRDIDFFLCDNTQKKQQIVVEEYFDTMGLHMIPYGRNILNIEVPKTFKLNPETTGIKMMLDILHRSRMQFPGMGMGFIRRMLDEAILQCKNRIVGTANLLSMDQIQFQISKIQSAYTICSAMCVRSSSISGIEHNLAAEGLEANSMKAVVTDLMQESAQILTQVSGAKGYKTSHIGGRGIMDSRPFQIFEGSNEMLYAQISEIIVRQMKKQKESNLFDFLTTLQQTAQACHYFKKELSFNLSTSLSQRKLFDLGKVIGRIVSLGYVLDLEIKGFRKELIENCIVNVKQDIRTLICAFNFDNSTQVIEDYTAESSWFNFA
- a CDS encoding TonB-dependent receptor — protein: MKKYEPIRFLAFIALLLLLLMFIQVRAYAQSPLEKKLSISLKDELLKSALDKISLASGIKFTYNEQIANSKIKISVVAKDKNLNEVLTLAFAEQPVKFTALGKEVYIRFDPAKEKKVPADPAANPAESQGRYTISGTVSSAKTGETLIAATVRVAGTRQATSSNEYGFYSLSLPKGKYNLEISAVGSRTNLQTVQLDKNLKLNIGLDDSANELETVNITSSSAKRSIDNPQMGMERLSVSETKTIPVILGERDIIKTLQLLPGVKSSLEGTSGFFVRGGSADQNMILLDEAPVYNATHLLGFFSTFNSDAIKNVTLYKSGMPAQYGGRLSSVMDIKMNDGNNQKLSVSGGIGMIAARVNVEGPIQKGKSSFLISARRTYLDPFIKLSSDTSVKKVKLYFYDVNAKANYILGEKDKLFISGYLGRDVLKSDRLTGLDWGNVTSTLRWNHVFNSRLFSNTSLIFSNYDYTIDSKEDQNSFSLFSQIRDWNFKEDMQWYVNDKNTLSFGVNAIYHTIKPGEVRAEGNTGFISQDLQKRFSLENAAYVSNTWKASDMFSLTYGLRLSAFSILGSGEYFDVNSAGEVTGSRTYKRGEIVKTYLNLEPRIAAAIQFSESASVKASYVRNAQNLHLISNSNSMSPTDRWLASTNIIKPEISDQVSLGYYKNLGDNAYEFTSEIYYKGLKNQVDYRDGADIYTNRPIETQLLYGRGRAYGIEMLIRKKTGKLTGWVGYTLSKSERQVDGINNDRWYNTRQDRTHDISIVAMYALNEKWSLSANWVFSTGNAVTFPNAKYRLLGESYFYFSERNAERMPAYHRLDLGATRTLKKTKKYSSELSMSLYNAYGRSNAYGIEFRDNPYDPNRTEAVKTSLFRFIPSISYDFKF